The Ananas comosus cultivar F153 linkage group 2, ASM154086v1, whole genome shotgun sequence genome contains a region encoding:
- the LOC109723364 gene encoding protein MIZU-KUSSEI 1-like isoform X2 → MYTYNKMRMVDLGSHVIDRPTAVDCSKDVRFGRSFRSLVECMVPYCCAFQPSSSLSSSSSSSSSSSIYTLDNAAADAGPTNLTLTGTFFGYRRSRVRFCLHDSSYSRAAAPLLLLEFAIPTAYLAREMQHGLLRIALECDRSAYTYGGGSSLFAMPVWSMYCNGRKVGFAVRRQMSEGDAAVFKLMQSVSVGAGVLPGESKSGDGDLLYLRASFQRVVGSVDSQSFHMINPVGSTGQHFDVCCNKTK, encoded by the exons ATGTACACGTATAACAAGATGAGGATGGTCGACCTGGGGAGTCACGTCATCGACAGGCCGACCGCAGTGGACTGCAGCAAGGACGTGCGCTTCGGCCGCTCCTTCCGCTCCCTGGTGGAGTGCATGGTCCCTTACTGCTGCGCCTTCCAACCCTCCAGCTCCCTCTCATCCtcctcatcgtcgtcgtcgtcgtcctccatCTACACATTAGATAACGCAGCCGCCGATGCCGGTCCAACCAACCTCACGCTCACCGGCACCTTCTTCGGCTACCGCCGCAGCCGCGTCCGTTTCTGCCTCCACGACAGCTCCTACTCCCGAGCCGCcgctcctctcctcctcctcgagtTCGCCATCCCCACCGCTTACCTCGCCAGAGAGATGCAGCACGGCCTGCTCCGCATCGCCCTCGAGTGCGACCGCAGCGCCTACACATACGGCGGCGGCTCCTCGCTGTTCGCCATGCCCGTCTGGTCCATGTACTGCAACGGGCGCAAGGTTGGGTTCGCGGTGCGGCGCCAGATGAGCGAGGGCGACGCCGCCGTCTTCAAGCTCATGCAGTCAGTGTCGGTGGGCGCCGGCGTGCTCCCCGGGGAGTCCAAGTCCGGAGATGGAGATCTCTTGTACCTGAGGGCCAGTTTCCAGCGAGTTGTCGGATCGGTGGACTCCCAGTCGTTCCATATGATTAATCCGGTGGGGAGCACGGGCCAACA TTTTGACGTGTGCTGCAACAAAACAAAATGA
- the LOC109723364 gene encoding uncharacterized protein LOC109723364 isoform X1, which yields MYTYNKMRMVDLGSHVIDRPTAVDCSKDVRFGRSFRSLVECMVPYCCAFQPSSSLSSSSSSSSSSSIYTLDNAAADAGPTNLTLTGTFFGYRRSRVRFCLHDSSYSRAAAPLLLLEFAIPTAYLAREMQHGLLRIALECDRSAYTYGGGSSLFAMPVWSMYCNGRKVGFAVRRQMSEGDAAVFKLMQSVSVGAGVLPGESKSGDGDLLYLRASFQRVVGSVDSQSFHMINPVGSTGQHDVQLCDTRASSCLRCMSGYLYGSLWNLPTWESADEKRTCTESDGELKLGLGSGPLSFSRTEIVDGPVLYTYNYNVAWACCESVAILSADVVSIILLWTRSQPSLISWEEFAPSAILQWSCWGRTVSLALNFASPQAFFASFTLLRTYFRHVFRHCQYSKHYYKRNKETMLRLLRPLA from the exons ATGTACACGTATAACAAGATGAGGATGGTCGACCTGGGGAGTCACGTCATCGACAGGCCGACCGCAGTGGACTGCAGCAAGGACGTGCGCTTCGGCCGCTCCTTCCGCTCCCTGGTGGAGTGCATGGTCCCTTACTGCTGCGCCTTCCAACCCTCCAGCTCCCTCTCATCCtcctcatcgtcgtcgtcgtcgtcctccatCTACACATTAGATAACGCAGCCGCCGATGCCGGTCCAACCAACCTCACGCTCACCGGCACCTTCTTCGGCTACCGCCGCAGCCGCGTCCGTTTCTGCCTCCACGACAGCTCCTACTCCCGAGCCGCcgctcctctcctcctcctcgagtTCGCCATCCCCACCGCTTACCTCGCCAGAGAGATGCAGCACGGCCTGCTCCGCATCGCCCTCGAGTGCGACCGCAGCGCCTACACATACGGCGGCGGCTCCTCGCTGTTCGCCATGCCCGTCTGGTCCATGTACTGCAACGGGCGCAAGGTTGGGTTCGCGGTGCGGCGCCAGATGAGCGAGGGCGACGCCGCCGTCTTCAAGCTCATGCAGTCAGTGTCGGTGGGCGCCGGCGTGCTCCCCGGGGAGTCCAAGTCCGGAGATGGAGATCTCTTGTACCTGAGGGCCAGTTTCCAGCGAGTTGTCGGATCGGTGGACTCCCAGTCGTTCCATATGATTAATCCGGTGGGGAGCACGGGCCAACA TGACGTCCAGCTATGTGACACACGTGCTTCTAGCTGCTTGCGTTGTATGTCCGGCTATTTATATGGTTCTCTGTGGAATCTCCCAACTTGGGAAAGTGCGGACGAGAAGAGGACATGCACAGAATCGGATGGAGAATTAAAGCTGGGCCTTGGAAGTGGGCCGCTTTCATTCTCTCGCACTGAAATTGTGGATGGTCCAGTTCTCTACACGTACAATTATAACGTTGCCTGGGCATGCTGCGAATCTGTCGCCATCCTCTCCGCGGACGTTGTGTCGATCATCTTACTGTGGACTCGATCTCAGCCGTCTCTGATCAGCTGGGAAGAATTTGCACCGTCTGCTATCCTGCAATGGAGCTGCTGGGGTCGAACAGTCTCGTTAGCCCTTAACTTTGCTTCTCCACAAGCCTTCTTCGCTTCTTTTACATTATTACGTACGTACTTTCGTCATGTATTTAGGCACTGCCAATACTCTAAACATTATTATAAAAGGAATAAAGAGACCATGCTACGCCTTTTAAGGCCTCTAGCTTAG
- the LOC109723364 gene encoding protein MIZU-KUSSEI 1-like isoform X3 has product MYTYNKMRMVDLGSHVIDRPTAVDCSKDVRFGRSFRSLVECMVPYCCAFQPSSSLSSSSSSSSSSSIYTLDNAAADAGPTNLTLTGTFFGYRRSRVRFCLHDSSYSRAAAPLLLLEFAIPTAYLAREMQHGLLRIALECDRSAYTYGGGSSLFAMPVWSMYCNGRKVGFAVRRQMSEGDAAVFKLMQSVSVGAGVLPGESKSGDGDLLYLRASFQRVVGSVDSQSFHMINPVGSTGQQLSIFLLRT; this is encoded by the coding sequence ATGTACACGTATAACAAGATGAGGATGGTCGACCTGGGGAGTCACGTCATCGACAGGCCGACCGCAGTGGACTGCAGCAAGGACGTGCGCTTCGGCCGCTCCTTCCGCTCCCTGGTGGAGTGCATGGTCCCTTACTGCTGCGCCTTCCAACCCTCCAGCTCCCTCTCATCCtcctcatcgtcgtcgtcgtcgtcctccatCTACACATTAGATAACGCAGCCGCCGATGCCGGTCCAACCAACCTCACGCTCACCGGCACCTTCTTCGGCTACCGCCGCAGCCGCGTCCGTTTCTGCCTCCACGACAGCTCCTACTCCCGAGCCGCcgctcctctcctcctcctcgagtTCGCCATCCCCACCGCTTACCTCGCCAGAGAGATGCAGCACGGCCTGCTCCGCATCGCCCTCGAGTGCGACCGCAGCGCCTACACATACGGCGGCGGCTCCTCGCTGTTCGCCATGCCCGTCTGGTCCATGTACTGCAACGGGCGCAAGGTTGGGTTCGCGGTGCGGCGCCAGATGAGCGAGGGCGACGCCGCCGTCTTCAAGCTCATGCAGTCAGTGTCGGTGGGCGCCGGCGTGCTCCCCGGGGAGTCCAAGTCCGGAGATGGAGATCTCTTGTACCTGAGGGCCAGTTTCCAGCGAGTTGTCGGATCGGTGGACTCCCAGTCGTTCCATATGATTAATCCGGTGGGGAGCACGGGCCAACAGTTGAGTATATTCCTTCTTCGAACATAA
- the LOC109703791 gene encoding pentatricopeptide repeat-containing protein At4g38150 isoform X3, with protein MQATAAWKIFFSMQARAAWRRLSHAPKDWNFQSPWISPLLPRPLLPARVPPIVEFSTTPSRPMRGRGRRAGRDDGPSEEEEEEDFFLRTLNFGDDGGNERAREKNLADPQQGPPRPARRPPRGERRSDTPRDVEADDFFPHFQDGNEILLGGGRRSSSYRMPNRPPPAGERRGKAPGTLRHNLKAGDIDEDVYGDFEALLREEESPPPPPPPPRPPMRPKEAGKSDGAIKINDESDDPSTREKGGAGLGETLFQKLKLGDAAPGDKMEGETQRKSPANLSDTDSAATEPPPQDAEEVFKKMKETGLIPNAVAMLDGLCKDGLIQEAMKLFGLMREKGTIPEVVIYTAVVDGFCKAAKFDDAKRIFRKMQKNGIVPNAFSYAVLIQGLSNGGKLDESVEFCTEMFEAGHSPNATTFIGLVNGFCKEKGVEEAEKLVKSFRERNFIVDEKAVREHLDKKGPFSPLVWEAIFGKKISQRPF; from the exons ATGCAGGCAACGGCCGCTTGGAAGATTTTCTTCTCGATGCAGGCGAGGGCTGCTTGGAGACGCCTCTCCCACGCGCCTAAAGATTGGAACTTCCAGAGCCCCTGGATCTCGCCTCTGCTTCCCCGCCCACTTCTTCCTGCTCGTGTACCGCCCATAGTCGAGTTCAGCACGACCCCCAGCAGGCCCATGAGAGGCCGCGGGAGAAGAGCCGGAAGAGACGACGGCCCttcggaagaggaagaggaggaggatttctTCCTCCGCACTCTCAACTTCGGCGACGACGGCGGGAacgagagagcaagagagaagaACCTGGCCGACCCCCAGCAAGGCCCTCCGAGGCCCGCTAGGAGGCCACCGAGGGGCGAGCGAAG GTCGGACACGCCGCGCGATGTCGAGGCAGATGATTTCTTTCCCCATTTCCAGGATGGAAACGAGATACTGCTAGGCGGCGGCCGGAGGTCATCTTCCTACCGAATGCCCAATAGACCGCCGCCGGCAGGAGAGCGAAGGGGGAAGGCTCCTGGAACTCTCCGTCATAATCTGAAGGCCGGTGACATCGATGAAGATGTATACGGAGATTTCGAAGCTTTACTTCGAGAAGAAgaatctcctcctcctcctcctcctcctccgagaCCCCCCATGAGACCCAAGGAAGCTGGAAAGAGTGATGGAGCGATCAAGATCAACGACGAGTCAGACGATCCCTCTACCAGGGAGAAAGGCGGTGCCGGACTAGGTGAAACCCTCTTTCAAAAATTGAAACTTGGGGATGCTGCTCCCGGCGATAAAATGGAAGGTGAAACTCAACGCAAGTCCCCTGCAAATCTCTCCGACACCGATTCTGCAGCAACCGAGCCTCCGCCCCAAGATGCGGAGGAGGTCTtcaagaagatgaaggagacgGGCCTTATCCCAAATGCGGTTGCCATGCTTGACGGCCTCTGCAAAGATGGGCTGATTCAAGAAGCCATGAAGCTCTTTGGGCTGATGCGTGAGAAGGGAACCATCCCCGAGGTCGTCATCTACACTGCTGTCGTGGACGGCTTCTGCAAGGCCGCTAAGTTTGACGACGCCAAGAGGATCTTCCGGAAGATGCAAAAGAACGGGATTGTACCCAATGCTTTCAGCTATGCAGTTCTGATACAGGGCTTGTCCAACGGTGGGAAATTGGATGAGTCTGTTGAGTTCTGCACGGAAATGTTCGAAGCAGGGCATTCTCCGAATGCAACTACCTTCATCGGGTTGGTCAATGGGTTCTGTAAAGAGAAGGGGGTGGAGGAAGCCGAGAAACTTGTAAAAAGTTTTCGTGAGAGGAACTTCATTGTTGATGAGAAGGCTGTAAGGGAGCATTTGGACAAGAAGGGCCCCTTCTCACCGCTAGTTTGGGAGGCTATCTTTGGTAAGAAGATCTCGCAGAGGCCATTCTGA
- the LOC109703791 gene encoding pentatricopeptide repeat-containing protein At4g38150 isoform X1 → MQATAAWKIFFSMQARAAWRRLSHSPKDWNFQSPWISSLLPRPLLPARVPPIVEFSTTPSRPMRGRGRRAGRDDGPSEEEEEEKEEEEEDFFLRTLNFGDDGGNERAREKNLADPQQGPPRPARRPPRGERRSDTPRDVEADDFFPHFQDGNEILLGGGRRSSSYRMPNRPPPAGERRGKAPGTLRHNLKAGDIDEDVYGDFEALLREEESPPPPPPPPRPPMRPKEAGKSDGAIKINDESDDPSTREKGGAGLGETLFQKLKLGDAAPGDKMEGETQRKSPANLSDTDSAATEPPPQDAEEVFKKMKETGLIPNAVAMLDGLCKDGLIQEAMKLFGLMREKGTIPEVVIYTAVVDGFCKAAKFDDAKRIFRKMQKNGIVPNAFSYAVLIQGLSNGGKLDESVEFCTEMFEAGHSPNATTFIGLVNGFCKEKGVEEAEKLVKSFRERNFIVDEKAVREHLDKKGPFSPLVWEAIFGKKISQRPF, encoded by the exons ATGCAGGCAACGGCCGCTTGGAAG ATTTTCTTCTCGATGCAGGCGAGGGCTGCTTGGAGACGCCTCTCCCACTCGCCTAAAGATTGGAACTTCCAGAGCCCCTGGATCTCGTCTCTGCTTCCCCGCCCACTTCTTCCTGCTCGCGTACCGCCCATAGTCGAGTTCAGCACGACCCCCAGCAGGCCCATGAGAGGCCGCGGGAGAAGAGCCGGAAGAGACGACGGCCCttcggaagaggaagaggaagagaaagaggaagaggaggaggatttctTCCTCCGCACTCTCAACTTCGGCGACGACGGCGGGAacgagagagcaagagagaagaACCTGGCCGACCCCCAGCAAGGCCCTCCGAGGCCCGCTAGGAGGCCACCGAGGGGCGAGCGAAGGTCGGACACGCCGCGCGATGTCGAGGCAGATGATTTCTTTCCCCATTTCCAGGATGGAAACGAGATACTGCTAGGCGGCGGCCGGAGGTCATCTTCCTACCGAATGCCCAATAGACCGCCGCCGGCAGGAGAGCGAAGGGGGAAGGCTCCTGGAACTCTCCGTCATAATCTGAAGGCCGGTGACATCGATGAAGATGTATACGGAGATTTCGAAGCTTTACTTCGAGAAGAAgaatctcctcctcctcctcctcctcctccgagaCCCCCCATGAGACCCAAGGAAGCTGGAAAGAGTGATGGAGCGATCAAGATCAACGACGAGTCAGACGATCCCTCTACCAGGGAGAAAGGCGGTGCCGGACTAGGTGAAACCCTCTTTCAAAAATTGAAACTTGGGGATGCTGCTCCCGGCGATAAAATGGAAGGTGAAACTCAACGCAAGTCCCCTGCAAATCTCTCCGACACCGATTCTGCAGCAACCGAGCCTCCGCCCCAAGATGCGGAGGAGGTCTtcaagaagatgaaggagacgGGCCTTATCCCAAATGCGGTTGCCATGCTTGACGGCCTCTGCAAAGATGGGCTGATTCAAGAAGCCATGAAGCTCTTTGGGCTGATGCGTGAGAAGGGAACCATCCCCGAGGTCGTCATCTACACTGCTGTCGTGGACGGCTTCTGCAAGGCCGCTAAGTTTGACGACGCCAAGAGGATCTTCCGGAAGATGCAAAAGAACGGGATTGTACCCAATGCTTTCAGCTATGCAGTTCTGATACAGGGCTTGTCCAACGGTGGGAAATTGGATGAGTCTGTTGAGTTCTGCACGGAAATGTTCGAAGCAGGGCATTCTCCGAATGCAACTACCTTCATCGGGTTGGTCAATGGGTTCTGTAAAGAGAAGGGGGTGGAGGAAGCCGAGAAACTTGTAAAAAGTTTTCGTGAGAGGAACTTCATTGTTGATGAGAAGGCTGTAAGGGAGCATTTGGACAAGAAGGGCCCCTTCTCACCGCTAGTTTGGGAGGCTATCTTTGGTAAGAAGATCTCGCAGAGGCCATTCTGA
- the LOC109703791 gene encoding pentatricopeptide repeat-containing protein At4g38150 isoform X2, whose amino-acid sequence MQATAAWKIFFSMQARAAWRRLSHSPKDWNFQSPWISSLLPRPLLPARVPPIVEFSTTPSRPMRGRGRRAGRDDGPSEEEEEEKEEEEEDFFLRTLNFGDDGGNERAREKNLADPQQGPPRPARRPPRGERRSDTPRDVEADDFFPHFQDGNEILLGGGRRSSSYRMPNRPPPAGERRGKAPGTLRHNLKAGDIDEDVYGDFEALLREEESPPPPPPPPRPPMRPKEAGKSDGAIKINDESDDPSTREKGGAGLGETLFQKLKLGDAAPGDKMEGETQRKSPANLSDTDSAATEPPPQDAEEVFKKMKETGLIPNAVAMLDGLCKDGLIQEAMKLFGLMREKGTIPEVVIYTAVVDGFCKAAKFDDAKRIFRKMQKNGIVPNAFSYAVLIQGLSNGGKLDESVEFCTEMFEAGHSPNATTFIGLVNGFCKEKGVEEAEKLVKSFRERNFIVDEKAVREHLDKKGPFSPLVWEAIFGKKISQRPF is encoded by the coding sequence ATGCAGGCAACGGCCGCTTGGAAGATTTTCTTCTCGATGCAGGCGAGGGCTGCTTGGAGACGCCTCTCCCACTCGCCTAAAGATTGGAACTTCCAGAGCCCCTGGATCTCGTCTCTGCTTCCCCGCCCACTTCTTCCTGCTCGCGTACCGCCCATAGTCGAGTTCAGCACGACCCCCAGCAGGCCCATGAGAGGCCGCGGGAGAAGAGCCGGAAGAGACGACGGCCCttcggaagaggaagaggaagagaaagaggaagaggaggaggatttctTCCTCCGCACTCTCAACTTCGGCGACGACGGCGGGAacgagagagcaagagagaagaACCTGGCCGACCCCCAGCAAGGCCCTCCGAGGCCCGCTAGGAGGCCACCGAGGGGCGAGCGAAGGTCGGACACGCCGCGCGATGTCGAGGCAGATGATTTCTTTCCCCATTTCCAGGATGGAAACGAGATACTGCTAGGCGGCGGCCGGAGGTCATCTTCCTACCGAATGCCCAATAGACCGCCGCCGGCAGGAGAGCGAAGGGGGAAGGCTCCTGGAACTCTCCGTCATAATCTGAAGGCCGGTGACATCGATGAAGATGTATACGGAGATTTCGAAGCTTTACTTCGAGAAGAAgaatctcctcctcctcctcctcctcctccgagaCCCCCCATGAGACCCAAGGAAGCTGGAAAGAGTGATGGAGCGATCAAGATCAACGACGAGTCAGACGATCCCTCTACCAGGGAGAAAGGCGGTGCCGGACTAGGTGAAACCCTCTTTCAAAAATTGAAACTTGGGGATGCTGCTCCCGGCGATAAAATGGAAGGTGAAACTCAACGCAAGTCCCCTGCAAATCTCTCCGACACCGATTCTGCAGCAACCGAGCCTCCGCCCCAAGATGCGGAGGAGGTCTtcaagaagatgaaggagacgGGCCTTATCCCAAATGCGGTTGCCATGCTTGACGGCCTCTGCAAAGATGGGCTGATTCAAGAAGCCATGAAGCTCTTTGGGCTGATGCGTGAGAAGGGAACCATCCCCGAGGTCGTCATCTACACTGCTGTCGTGGACGGCTTCTGCAAGGCCGCTAAGTTTGACGACGCCAAGAGGATCTTCCGGAAGATGCAAAAGAACGGGATTGTACCCAATGCTTTCAGCTATGCAGTTCTGATACAGGGCTTGTCCAACGGTGGGAAATTGGATGAGTCTGTTGAGTTCTGCACGGAAATGTTCGAAGCAGGGCATTCTCCGAATGCAACTACCTTCATCGGGTTGGTCAATGGGTTCTGTAAAGAGAAGGGGGTGGAGGAAGCCGAGAAACTTGTAAAAAGTTTTCGTGAGAGGAACTTCATTGTTGATGAGAAGGCTGTAAGGGAGCATTTGGACAAGAAGGGCCCCTTCTCACCGCTAGTTTGGGAGGCTATCTTTGGTAAGAAGATCTCGCAGAGGCCATTCTGA